The proteins below are encoded in one region of Enhydrobacter sp.:
- the ilvD gene encoding dihydroxy-acid dehydratase, protein MARQKQSKLHPNPTFDKAKMPSRHTTVGPERAPHRSYLYAMGLNEKQIDQPIVGVATCWNEAAPCNIALNRQAQAVKIGVDRGGGTPREFTTITVTDGIAMGHQGMKSSLASRDLIADSVELTMRGHCYDAMVTLAGCDKSLPGMMMAMLRLNVPSVFMYGGSILPGKFRGRDVTVVDVFEGVGMHAAGKFSDADLHELECAACPSAGSCGGQFTANTMACVSEAIGLALPGSAGAPAPYETRDQYAEASGEAAMNLLKLGIRPRDIATREAFENAATVVAATGGSTNAALHLPAMAHEAGIKFDLHDVARIFKKTPYIADLKPGGKYVAFDLYRVGGIPVVIKELLDAGLLHGDVLTATGKTLADNHRDVKFPENQDVVYRVRNCITPTGGVVGLKGNLAPEGAIVKVAGMKRLAFTGPARCFDSEEAAFDAVVKGKFKEGDVIVIRYEGPKGGPGMREMLSTTAALYGLGVGEKVALITDGRFSGGTRGFCVGHVGPEAQVGGPIGLLKNGDMITIDAVKGRLSVDLSDKELASRRKTWKPKKNGYTAGALWKYAELVGPAVDGAVTHPGAKKESHVFADI, encoded by the coding sequence ATGGCCAGGCAGAAGCAATCCAAGCTGCATCCCAACCCGACCTTCGACAAGGCGAAGATGCCGAGCCGCCACACGACGGTCGGGCCGGAGCGAGCGCCGCACCGCTCTTATCTCTACGCCATGGGGCTGAACGAGAAGCAGATCGACCAGCCGATCGTCGGCGTGGCGACCTGCTGGAACGAGGCCGCACCCTGCAATATCGCGCTCAACCGCCAGGCGCAGGCGGTGAAGATCGGCGTCGACCGCGGCGGCGGCACGCCGCGCGAGTTCACCACCATCACCGTGACCGACGGCATCGCGATGGGCCACCAGGGCATGAAGTCGTCGCTGGCGTCGCGCGACCTCATCGCCGATTCGGTCGAGCTCACCATGCGGGGGCATTGCTACGACGCCATGGTGACGCTGGCTGGCTGCGACAAGTCGTTGCCGGGCATGATGATGGCGATGCTGCGCCTCAACGTGCCGTCCGTTTTCATGTACGGCGGCTCCATCCTGCCCGGCAAGTTCCGGGGGCGGGACGTGACGGTGGTCGACGTGTTCGAGGGTGTGGGCATGCACGCCGCCGGGAAATTCTCCGACGCCGACCTGCACGAGCTCGAATGCGCCGCCTGCCCGTCGGCCGGCTCGTGCGGCGGCCAGTTCACCGCCAACACCATGGCCTGCGTGTCCGAGGCGATCGGCCTGGCGCTGCCCGGCTCGGCGGGCGCGCCCGCACCCTACGAGACGCGCGATCAATATGCCGAAGCGTCGGGCGAGGCCGCGATGAACCTCCTGAAGCTCGGCATCCGCCCGCGCGACATCGCCACGCGCGAGGCGTTCGAGAATGCCGCAACGGTGGTTGCCGCCACCGGCGGCTCGACCAATGCCGCGCTCCATCTGCCGGCGATGGCGCACGAGGCCGGCATCAAGTTCGACCTGCACGATGTGGCACGCATCTTCAAGAAGACGCCGTACATTGCCGACCTCAAGCCGGGCGGCAAGTATGTCGCGTTCGATCTCTACCGGGTGGGCGGTATTCCGGTCGTCATCAAGGAGCTGCTCGATGCCGGGCTGCTGCACGGTGACGTGCTGACGGCGACCGGCAAGACGCTGGCCGACAACCACAGGGACGTGAAGTTCCCCGAGAACCAGGATGTCGTCTATCGGGTGAGGAACTGCATCACGCCGACCGGCGGCGTGGTCGGTCTCAAGGGCAACCTTGCACCCGAGGGCGCGATCGTGAAGGTGGCGGGCATGAAGCGTCTCGCCTTCACCGGTCCGGCACGCTGCTTCGATTCCGAGGAGGCGGCGTTCGACGCTGTGGTGAAGGGCAAGTTCAAGGAAGGCGACGTTATCGTCATTCGCTACGAAGGCCCCAAGGGCGGCCCGGGCATGCGCGAGATGCTGTCGACGACGGCCGCTCTCTACGGCCTCGGCGTCGGTGAGAAGGTGGCGTTGATCACCGACGGCCGATTCTCCGGCGGCACGCGCGGCTTCTGCGTGGGCCATGTCGGGCCCGAGGCGCAGGTCGGCGGGCCCATCGGCCTGCTGAAGAACGGCGATATGATCACCATCGATGCGGTGAAGGGCCGCTTGTCGGTCGATCTCTCGGACAAGGAGCTTGCCAGCCGCCGCAAGACATGGAAGCCGAAGAAGAACGGCTATACCGCAGGCGCGCTCTGGAAATATGCCGAGCTGGTGGGTCCTGCCGTCGACGGCGCCGTCACCCATCCCGGCGCCAAAAAGGAAAGCCACGTCTTCGCCGATATTTGA
- a CDS encoding acetyl-CoA acetyltransferase: MIDPRTPILIGGGQITDTTGEPSSERSRVAFCAEAVRVALADARPSVGAEALGRKIDALAVMEFFSDISPRFASPFGRSSNPPRSVANRLGARPRQLLYSHSGGNMPQYLVNRFAEEIAEGETELALVCGAELLRSTQNARKAGLAIDWNEDPGGEPERVGDRRFGFSEEEARHELRAAIHFYPLLENAIRGGLGRDVPAHMNAMGRLFERLAAVAKDNPLATRREGYSADQLATISDDNRWICFPYPRLMNANAMIDQAAAVLMTSVEKAREWGIPQDRWVFLHGCADGTDTWFVSERDRLDASPAIHGCARLALDMAGRRLSDVTAFDLYSCFPSAVEVAMKEIGLAEDDPRLVSVTGGLPFFGGPGNNYVTHSIAEMMKVVRRQPGTFGMVTANGNYLTKHSAGLYSTEPTDGPWRRQDPKILQAELDARPKQSVNGAPHGAGRIETYCVAYGKAAPEKGYIFGRLDSSGDRFVAMTDGDPALLADMLEREQLGRPVKVGQENGRNIFRPL, from the coding sequence GTGATCGATCCTCGCACCCCCATCCTCATCGGCGGCGGCCAGATCACCGACACGACCGGCGAGCCGTCGAGCGAGCGCTCGCGCGTGGCCTTCTGCGCCGAAGCCGTCCGGGTCGCCCTCGCCGATGCCAGGCCCTCGGTCGGCGCCGAGGCGCTCGGGCGCAAGATCGATGCGCTGGCCGTGATGGAGTTCTTCAGCGATATCAGCCCGCGCTTCGCCTCGCCCTTCGGCCGGTCGAGCAATCCGCCCAGAAGCGTCGCCAACCGGCTCGGCGCCCGGCCGCGCCAGCTTCTCTACAGCCATTCCGGCGGCAACATGCCCCAGTATCTGGTCAATCGCTTCGCCGAGGAGATCGCCGAAGGCGAGACGGAGCTGGCGCTGGTCTGCGGGGCCGAACTCCTGCGCAGCACCCAGAACGCCCGCAAGGCCGGCCTGGCGATCGACTGGAACGAGGATCCGGGCGGCGAGCCCGAGCGCGTCGGCGACAGGCGGTTCGGCTTCAGCGAGGAGGAGGCGCGCCACGAACTGCGCGCGGCGATCCACTTCTATCCCCTGCTGGAGAACGCCATCCGTGGCGGCCTCGGGCGCGACGTGCCCGCTCACATGAACGCCATGGGGCGGCTGTTCGAACGGCTGGCGGCCGTCGCCAAGGACAATCCCCTTGCGACGCGCCGCGAAGGTTACAGCGCCGATCAGCTCGCCACAATTTCCGACGACAATCGCTGGATCTGCTTCCCCTATCCACGGCTGATGAACGCCAACGCGATGATCGATCAGGCGGCGGCCGTTCTGATGACGTCGGTCGAGAAGGCGCGTGAGTGGGGCATTCCGCAAGACCGCTGGGTCTTCCTGCATGGCTGCGCCGACGGCACCGACACCTGGTTCGTGTCCGAGCGCGACCGGCTGGACGCCTCCCCCGCCATCCATGGCTGCGCCCGGCTTGCGCTCGACATGGCGGGTAGGCGGCTGTCGGACGTGACCGCCTTCGATCTCTATAGCTGCTTCCCCTCGGCCGTGGAGGTGGCGATGAAGGAGATCGGTCTTGCCGAGGACGATCCGCGGTTGGTCAGCGTCACCGGCGGTCTCCCCTTCTTCGGCGGTCCCGGCAACAACTACGTCACCCACTCGATCGCCGAGATGATGAAGGTGGTGCGCAGGCAGCCCGGCACTTTCGGCATGGTGACGGCGAACGGCAACTATCTCACCAAGCATTCGGCAGGTCTCTACTCGACCGAGCCGACCGACGGACCGTGGCGCCGCCAGGACCCGAAGATTCTTCAGGCCGAGCTCGATGCCCGACCCAAGCAGAGCGTGAATGGCGCGCCGCACGGAGCCGGGAGGATCGAGACCTATTGCGTCGCGTACGGCAAGGCAGCGCCTGAGAAAGGCTATATCTTCGGCCGCCTCGACAGCTCCGGCGACCGGTTCGTGGCGATGACCGACGGCGATCCCGCGCTGCTTGCCGACATGCTGGAGCGAGAGCAACTGGGCAGACCGGTGAAGGTCGGCCAGGAAAACGGCCGGAATATCTTTCGCCCCTTGTAG
- a CDS encoding phytanoyl-CoA dioxygenase family protein: MPNMLSAAQAAEFQEKGFTYARGLFAADEVKLLTEAMEKDPAVRGSILDRRDGEGRSTRIALWNRAGDSVYGLAARCERMVDTAAALLGGPVYHFQSKLTAKEPEVGGAWEWHQDYGYWYYNGCLRPDLLSVMIALDKTTRENGCLQIASGSHRLGRIDHTPLSPTQNEVDPKRMPYILERCPIEYCELEPGDALIFHCNAIHRSDANRSARRRWTLLICYNRVDNDTIVRTDDRYFVPLDKVDDGAIRRAGLKFAGGDNQEHFTSRPYVPDLRKAS; the protein is encoded by the coding sequence ATGCCCAATATGCTGAGCGCCGCGCAGGCGGCCGAGTTCCAGGAGAAAGGCTTCACCTACGCGCGCGGCTTGTTCGCGGCCGACGAGGTGAAGCTGCTCACCGAGGCGATGGAGAAGGATCCCGCGGTGCGCGGCTCGATCCTCGATCGTCGCGACGGGGAAGGCCGTTCGACCCGCATCGCGCTCTGGAACCGCGCGGGCGATTCGGTCTACGGGCTGGCGGCGCGCTGCGAGCGCATGGTCGACACCGCCGCCGCGCTGCTGGGCGGCCCGGTCTATCACTTCCAGTCGAAGCTCACGGCCAAGGAGCCGGAGGTCGGCGGCGCCTGGGAGTGGCATCAGGACTACGGCTATTGGTACTACAACGGCTGCCTGCGGCCCGATCTCCTGTCGGTGATGATCGCCCTCGACAAGACCACCCGCGAGAACGGCTGCCTGCAGATCGCAAGCGGCTCGCATAGGCTCGGCCGCATCGATCACACGCCGCTGTCGCCGACGCAGAACGAGGTTGATCCCAAGCGCATGCCCTACATCCTCGAGCGCTGCCCGATCGAATATTGCGAGCTCGAGCCCGGCGATGCGCTGATCTTCCATTGCAACGCCATCCATCGCTCCGACGCCAACCGCTCGGCCCGGCGCCGCTGGACCCTGCTGATCTGCTACAATCGCGTCGACAACGACACCATCGTCAGGACCGATGACCGCTATTTCGTGCCGCTCGACAAGGTCGATGACGGTGCGATCCGGCGGGCCGGCCTGAAGTTCGCCGGCGGCGACAACCAGGAGCACTTCACCTCGCGACCCTACGTACCCGACCTGCGCAAGGCGTCATAG
- a CDS encoding DUF1007 family protein, which translates to MRAAALLSTLAMVLAPAMAAAHPHIWMLQRVKPIASGGTYMALELEWRFDPVSSENEIAVIDKDKDGKLSPAEVQQLAADTLRALEQASFMTWLNIGGKDFRPTKAEVFNAQIEDPASFTPPEWDRTAGDKDAALSKPETPRAAPGKLRNLVYTIRVALPQPTKALAITTYDPEDFIRVEVDKANLPPGCAVGKHPSYKSEFVPGRPVAADTVSCTLP; encoded by the coding sequence GTGAGGGCGGCAGCGCTCCTGTCGACGCTGGCGATGGTGCTGGCGCCTGCCATGGCGGCAGCCCATCCGCACATCTGGATGCTCCAGCGCGTGAAGCCGATCGCCAGCGGCGGGACCTACATGGCGCTGGAGCTCGAATGGCGGTTCGATCCGGTATCGAGCGAGAACGAGATCGCGGTCATCGACAAGGACAAGGACGGCAAGCTCTCGCCGGCGGAAGTGCAGCAACTCGCTGCGGACACGCTGCGAGCCCTCGAGCAGGCGAGCTTCATGACCTGGCTCAACATCGGTGGGAAGGATTTCAGGCCGACCAAAGCCGAGGTCTTCAATGCGCAGATCGAGGATCCGGCAAGTTTCACCCCGCCGGAATGGGACAGGACAGCCGGTGACAAGGACGCAGCGCTTTCCAAGCCGGAAACGCCCAGGGCCGCGCCCGGCAAGCTGCGCAACCTCGTCTATACGATTCGCGTGGCGCTGCCGCAGCCCACGAAGGCACTCGCAATCACCACCTACGATCCGGAAGACTTCATTCGCGTCGAGGTCGACAAGGCAAACCTGCCGCCAGGCTGCGCGGTCGGCAAACATCCGAGCTACAAGTCGGAGTTCGTGCCGGGCCGCCCGGTCGCGGCCGACACAGTCTCCTGCACGCTGCCTTGA
- a CDS encoding acyl-CoA thioesterase, producing the protein MPENPRDPIVRTMPQPADMNGNGDIFGGWVLSQMDVAGGALAARVARGRVATVAITAMAFVQPIKVGDMVSIYGKVARIGRTSVTIDLETVVQRRHDAAEIKVTHGTFVFVAIDGEGKPREVPK; encoded by the coding sequence ATGCCCGAAAACCCGCGCGATCCCATCGTCCGGACCATGCCGCAGCCGGCCGACATGAACGGCAACGGCGATATTTTCGGCGGCTGGGTGCTGTCGCAGATGGACGTCGCCGGCGGCGCCCTGGCGGCACGGGTCGCCAGGGGACGGGTAGCCACGGTGGCCATCACCGCCATGGCCTTCGTCCAGCCGATCAAGGTGGGCGACATGGTCTCGATCTACGGCAAGGTGGCCCGGATCGGCCGCACCTCGGTCACCATCGATCTCGAGACGGTGGTCCAGCGCCGCCACGACGCCGCCGAGATCAAGGTGACCCACGGCACCTTCGTCTTCGTCGCCATCGACGGCGAAGGCAAGCCGCGCGAGGTGCCCAAGTGA
- a CDS encoding quinone-dependent dihydroorotate dehydrogenase gives MPDWYALADLFLSRLDPETAHGLAIRALKSGWVPRDRRPDPPSLAVEIWGRHLPNPIGLAAGFDKNAEVPDAALAMGFGLVEVGSVTPRPQPGNPRPRLFRLREDRGVINRMGFPGEGLEAAFSRLSRRSRSGFVGANVGANKDSADRTADYVTCSKALAPYADYLVCNVSSPNTPGLRNLQGRSQLADLLKRVKEAIADATVPLVVKIAPDATDDDLDDIVAVCRELRLDGLIVGNTTLSRPPSLVSTNRGEAGGLSGLPLAALSTDVLRRTAQRVEGQFPLIGCGGVDSGSAAYAKIRAGASLVQLYSALVFEGPTLVRRIKDELAALLARDGFSSVSQAVGADL, from the coding sequence ATGCCCGACTGGTACGCGCTCGCCGACCTCTTCCTGTCCCGACTCGATCCGGAGACGGCGCACGGTCTGGCGATCCGCGCATTGAAGAGCGGCTGGGTGCCGCGGGATCGCCGGCCCGATCCACCGTCGCTCGCCGTCGAGATCTGGGGCCGCCATTTGCCCAATCCGATCGGGCTCGCCGCCGGCTTCGACAAGAATGCCGAGGTCCCTGACGCCGCCTTGGCAATGGGCTTCGGGCTGGTGGAGGTCGGCAGCGTGACGCCGAGGCCCCAGCCCGGCAATCCACGGCCGCGCCTCTTTCGCCTTCGCGAGGACCGCGGCGTGATCAACCGCATGGGCTTTCCGGGCGAGGGCCTGGAGGCGGCGTTCTCGAGGCTGAGTCGGCGATCGCGCTCGGGCTTTGTCGGCGCAAATGTCGGCGCAAACAAGGACAGTGCCGATCGGACGGCCGACTATGTGACCTGCAGCAAGGCGCTGGCGCCTTATGCCGATTACCTGGTTTGCAACGTCTCGTCGCCCAACACACCGGGATTGCGCAATCTGCAGGGCCGCAGCCAGCTCGCGGACCTGCTGAAACGGGTTAAGGAGGCGATCGCGGACGCAACGGTGCCGCTGGTGGTGAAGATCGCTCCCGATGCGACCGATGACGATCTCGACGACATTGTCGCCGTCTGCCGCGAGCTCCGACTCGACGGACTAATCGTCGGCAATACGACCCTGTCGCGGCCGCCGTCGCTCGTCTCGACCAATCGCGGCGAGGCCGGCGGCCTGTCGGGCCTGCCCCTCGCGGCCTTGTCGACCGATGTTCTGCGCCGCACGGCGCAGCGGGTCGAAGGCCAGTTTCCCTTGATCGGCTGCGGCGGCGTCGATTCCGGGAGCGCCGCATACGCCAAGATCCGGGCCGGGGCGAGCCTCGTGCAGCTCTATTCGGCGCTGGTGTTCGAGGGGCCGACGCTGGTGCGGCGCATCAAGGACGAACTCGCCGCCTTGCTTGCGCGCGACGGCTTCTCGTCGGTCTCGCAGGCGGTGGGCGCCGATCTCTAG
- the parE gene encoding DNA topoisomerase IV subunit B yields the protein MAKNGDLFERPGGKRAAAGKDSSYTAHDIEVLEGLEPVRKRPGMYIGGTDERAMHHLVAEVLDNAMDEAVAGHADTIHLELLAGNKVLIRDNGRGIPVDPHPKFKNRSALEIILTTLHSGGKFNGKVYATSGGLHGVGVSVVNALSDELAVEVARDRQSWTQSFSRGKPTSKLKANGAAPNRRGTTVVFHPDPEIFGKLAFVPERLYRMARSKSYLFRGVEIRWKCDKSLLKGDTIPEEESFHFAGGLKDYLISEIGERATVVPQPFAGEARSETNGTAGGKVEWAVWWPTDEEGFVRSYCNTVPTSDGGTHESGFRSALVRGLKRYAELTGSRKGSVITADDVMDGAAGLVSVFIEQPQFQGQTKEKLVSVEATKLVETVVGDNFEHWLTGDKEVGNVLLEHVIAKAEERLRRKQDREQQRKTATRKLRLPGKLADCSNTAAEGTEIFLVEGDSAGGSAKAARNRETQAILPLRGKILNVASASADKLRDNQEVQDLIQALGCGTGNHYNEDRLRYERVIIMTDADVDGAHIASLLMTFFYREMPKLIENGHLFLAQPPLYRLSKGGRTEYARDEAHKEELVRDVFGGGKIDITRFKGLGEMQSVHLRETTMDAGKRTLLKIDIPTAADAEQRREAMRTASLVEDLMGRKPEKRYAFIQENAKFARDLDV from the coding sequence ATGGCGAAGAACGGCGATTTGTTCGAGCGCCCGGGCGGCAAGCGCGCCGCGGCGGGCAAGGACTCCTCCTACACCGCACACGACATCGAGGTGCTGGAAGGGCTCGAACCTGTCCGCAAGCGCCCCGGCATGTATATCGGCGGCACAGACGAACGGGCGATGCACCATCTCGTCGCCGAGGTGCTCGACAATGCGATGGACGAGGCCGTCGCCGGCCACGCCGATACGATCCATCTCGAGCTGCTGGCCGGCAACAAGGTCCTGATCCGCGACAACGGCCGCGGCATTCCGGTCGATCCGCATCCCAAGTTCAAGAACAGGTCGGCGCTGGAGATCATCCTCACCACCCTGCATTCGGGCGGCAAGTTCAACGGTAAGGTCTATGCGACCTCGGGCGGCTTGCACGGCGTCGGCGTGTCGGTCGTCAATGCGCTCTCAGACGAGCTGGCCGTCGAGGTCGCGCGCGACCGCCAGTCCTGGACGCAGAGCTTTTCGCGCGGCAAGCCCACCTCGAAGCTCAAGGCCAATGGTGCGGCGCCCAACCGGCGCGGCACGACGGTCGTCTTCCATCCCGATCCCGAGATCTTCGGCAAGCTCGCCTTCGTGCCCGAGCGGCTCTACCGCATGGCGCGCTCCAAGTCCTACCTCTTCCGCGGCGTCGAGATCCGCTGGAAGTGCGACAAGAGCCTGTTGAAAGGCGACACGATCCCCGAGGAGGAGTCGTTCCATTTCGCCGGCGGTCTCAAGGACTACCTGATCTCCGAGATCGGCGAGCGTGCGACGGTCGTGCCGCAGCCTTTCGCCGGCGAAGCGCGCAGCGAGACCAACGGCACGGCCGGCGGCAAGGTCGAATGGGCCGTCTGGTGGCCGACCGACGAAGAGGGCTTCGTCCGCTCCTACTGCAACACCGTGCCGACCTCCGATGGCGGCACGCACGAGTCGGGCTTCCGCAGCGCGCTCGTGCGCGGCCTCAAGCGCTACGCCGAGCTCACCGGCAGCCGCAAGGGATCGGTCATCACGGCCGACGATGTAATGGACGGTGCCGCCGGCCTCGTCTCGGTCTTCATCGAGCAGCCGCAATTCCAGGGCCAGACCAAGGAGAAGCTGGTCAGCGTCGAGGCGACCAAGCTCGTGGAGACGGTCGTCGGCGACAATTTCGAGCATTGGCTGACCGGCGACAAGGAAGTCGGCAACGTCCTGCTCGAGCACGTGATCGCCAAGGCCGAGGAGCGGCTGCGCCGCAAGCAGGACCGCGAGCAGCAACGCAAGACCGCGACGCGCAAGCTCAGGCTGCCCGGCAAGCTCGCCGACTGCAGCAACACCGCCGCCGAGGGCACGGAGATTTTCCTCGTCGAGGGCGATTCGGCGGGCGGCTCGGCCAAGGCGGCCCGCAACCGCGAGACGCAGGCAATCCTGCCGCTGCGCGGCAAGATCCTGAACGTGGCCAGCGCCAGCGCCGACAAGCTGCGCGACAACCAGGAAGTGCAGGACCTCATCCAGGCGCTGGGCTGCGGCACGGGCAACCACTACAACGAGGACCGGCTGCGCTACGAACGCGTCATCATCATGACCGATGCCGACGTCGACGGTGCGCACATCGCCTCGCTTCTGATGACGTTCTTCTATCGCGAGATGCCGAAGCTGATCGAGAACGGCCATCTCTTCCTCGCCCAGCCGCCGCTCTACCGGCTGAGCAAGGGCGGCCGCACCGAGTATGCACGCGACGAGGCCCACAAGGAGGAGCTGGTTCGCGACGTGTTCGGTGGCGGCAAGATCGACATCACGCGCTTCAAGGGCCTGGGCGAGATGCAGTCCGTCCATCTGCGCGAGACCACCATGGATGCCGGCAAGCGCACCCTGCTCAAGATCGACATTCCCACGGCGGCGGACGCCGAGCAGCGGCGCGAGGCGATGCGCACCGCCTCGCTGGTCGAGGACCTGATGGGCCGCAAGCCCGAGAAGCGCTACGCCTTTATCCAGGAGAACGCCAAGTTCGCGCGCGATCTCGATGTGTAG
- a CDS encoding DMT family transporter — protein sequence MPLWIPITIAAALFQNIRTTMQQKIRHVLSVDGANFVRYLYGAPLALGMLAFLVFVTGREVPALSLTFFALVTVAGVAQIVATSLMIHSFSLRNYAVGTVYSKTETVFVALYATFLASEPLKLGAWIGILVCLAGVAILSVRGSFANIRSVLADLTHKGALYGILSGLFFAIAAGTIREAAKHEHSGDFMVRGITVLACMNTIQIVIMGAYLAVRDRPQLAKVRVNWRSSIWVGIFSVLGSAGWALAMTLENAALVRAVGQIELVFTFIASHLVLKERPSVGEWIGSLLVVGGVVFILIVR from the coding sequence GTGCCGCTCTGGATACCGATCACCATCGCCGCCGCGCTGTTCCAGAACATCCGCACGACGATGCAGCAGAAGATCCGCCATGTGCTGAGCGTCGATGGCGCGAACTTCGTCCGGTATCTCTACGGTGCGCCGCTGGCCCTCGGCATGCTGGCCTTCCTGGTCTTCGTCACAGGCCGCGAGGTTCCGGCGCTGTCGCTCACCTTCTTTGCTCTGGTGACGGTGGCGGGCGTCGCGCAGATCGTGGCGACATCGCTGATGATCCACTCCTTCTCGTTGCGCAACTACGCGGTCGGCACCGTCTATTCCAAGACCGAGACGGTGTTCGTGGCGCTCTACGCGACCTTTCTCGCGTCGGAGCCACTGAAGCTCGGCGCCTGGATCGGCATCCTGGTCTGCCTTGCCGGCGTCGCCATCCTGAGCGTGCGCGGCTCGTTCGCGAACATCCGCTCGGTGCTGGCCGACCTCACGCACAAGGGGGCGCTCTACGGCATCCTGTCCGGGCTGTTCTTCGCCATCGCCGCCGGCACGATCCGCGAGGCCGCCAAGCACGAGCACAGCGGCGACTTCATGGTGCGCGGCATCACGGTGCTCGCCTGCATGAACACCATCCAGATCGTGATCATGGGCGCCTATCTCGCCGTCCGCGACCGGCCGCAGCTCGCCAAGGTCCGGGTCAACTGGCGCTCGTCGATCTGGGTCGGCATCTTCAGCGTGCTGGGATCGGCCGGCTGGGCCCTCGCCATGACCCTCGAGAATGCGGCCCTGGTGCGCGCAGTGGGGCAGATCGAGCTCGTCTTCACCTTCATCGCCTCGCACCTCGTCCTGAAGGAGCGACCGTCCGTCGGCGAATGGATCGGCAGCCTTCTGGTGGTGGGCGGCGTCGTCTTCATCCTCATTGTCCGGTGA
- a CDS encoding CaiB/BaiF CoA-transferase family protein, giving the protein MPRPLAGVRVLDFSTTIAGPHCGRLMADMGADVIKVESPEGDLMRSRPVQRDGAGTMFGQLNAGKRSIVLDLKRPEAVAAVKALVKTVDIVLENYRPGVMKRLGLDYPELAKVNPRIIYGAISGYGQTGPAAGRPAYAPVIHAATGYDMAHLGYQGGRERPDNCGIFVADYASGAYALGAILAALHQRHVNGKGQMVDVSMFESLVGMLLGEVNRAQFDFEVPSRPMYGPIEAKDGYVMLATASERTFQDMATAAGRRDWLTDPRFEKYADRRMNWGLFVVELEEWSRTLTVKEVVAAFEKHGVPCSPYLTVTEALKDPQVEHRGSLCTIEDRAGAYKSPAPPFRFSGSPLQSGPKVAGLGEHTKAVLAEAGLEPAEIEALVK; this is encoded by the coding sequence ATGCCTCGCCCGCTTGCCGGTGTCCGCGTCCTCGACTTCTCGACCACCATCGCCGGTCCGCATTGCGGGCGGCTGATGGCCGACATGGGGGCCGATGTCATCAAGGTCGAGTCGCCGGAGGGCGACCTGATGCGCAGCCGGCCCGTGCAGCGCGACGGCGCGGGCACGATGTTCGGCCAGCTCAATGCCGGCAAGCGCTCGATCGTGCTCGACCTCAAGCGCCCGGAGGCGGTGGCGGCGGTAAAGGCTCTGGTCAAGACCGTCGACATCGTGCTCGAGAACTACCGGCCGGGCGTCATGAAACGGCTCGGGCTCGACTATCCGGAACTCGCGAAGGTCAACCCCAGGATCATCTATGGGGCGATCTCGGGTTATGGTCAGACCGGGCCTGCCGCCGGGCGTCCGGCCTATGCGCCGGTGATCCATGCGGCGACGGGCTACGACATGGCGCACCTCGGCTACCAGGGCGGGCGTGAGCGGCCTGACAATTGCGGCATCTTCGTCGCCGACTATGCCAGCGGTGCCTATGCGCTGGGCGCCATTCTGGCCGCGCTGCACCAGCGTCACGTCAACGGCAAGGGGCAAATGGTCGACGTCTCGATGTTCGAGAGTCTGGTCGGCATGCTGCTGGGCGAGGTCAACCGCGCCCAGTTCGACTTCGAGGTGCCGTCGCGGCCGATGTACGGCCCGATCGAGGCCAAGGACGGTTACGTGATGCTGGCGACGGCCAGCGAGCGCACCTTCCAGGACATGGCCACCGCCGCCGGCCGGCGCGACTGGCTCACCGATCCGCGGTTCGAGAAATACGCCGACCGGCGCATGAACTGGGGCCTGTTCGTGGTCGAGCTCGAGGAATGGTCGAGGACCCTCACTGTGAAGGAGGTCGTGGCGGCATTCGAGAAGCATGGCGTGCCCTGCTCGCCCTACCTCACGGTGACGGAGGCGCTGAAGGATCCGCAGGTCGAGCATCGCGGCTCGCTCTGCACCATCGAGGACCGCGCCGGTGCCTACAAGTCGCCCGCGCCGCCGTTCCGCTTCTCCGGCTCGCCCCTGCAAAGCGGCCCCAAGGTGGCGGGGCTCGGCGAGCATACCAAGGCCGTGCTCGCCGAAGCTGGCCTCGAGCCGGCCGAGATCGAGGCGCTGGTCAAGTGA